A single genomic interval of Carassius gibelio isolate Cgi1373 ecotype wild population from Czech Republic chromosome A22, carGib1.2-hapl.c, whole genome shotgun sequence harbors:
- the LOC127942464 gene encoding hatching enzyme 1.2-like isoform X4 gives MDTRASLSILLLLFGVSQASPLMEEGFVSEPERVDITTRILETNNGSSEVLIEGDLVFPKTRNALICFNNNCFWKKNSNNIVEVPYVVSREYSSNEKSVMTNAMSTFHSRTCIRFVPRSTQTDYLSIENRDGCFSSYGRTGGMQVVSLRRNDCVYHGLVQHELLHALGFYHEHTRSDRDQYVKINWDNIISDKVDNFQKQKTNNQNTPYDYGSVLHYGKTTFSIQPGWKTIIPIPDDTVEIGQSQGMSNIDILRVNKLYGC, from the exons GAGGAAGGGTTTGTGTCAGAGCCAGAAAGAGTGGACATCACTACAAGGATTTTGGAGACCAACAATG GATCTTCTGAAGTCTTGATTGAAGGAGATCTGGTGTTTCCCAAAACCAGAAATGCTCTCATCTGTTTTAACAACAACTGTTTCTGGAAGAAAAACTCTAACAACATAGTGGAAGTCCCTTACGTAGTGAGCAGGGAATACT CTTCTAATGAGAAATCAGTGATGACGAACGCCATGTCCACCTTTCACTCCAGAACCTGCATCCGCTTTGTGCCCAGATCAACTCAGACCGACTACCTCAGTATTGAGAACAGAGATGG GTGCTTCTCTTCTTATGGTAGAACCGGTGGCATGCAGGTGGTCTCCCTCAGAAGGAATGACTGTGTGTATCACGGCCTTGTTCAGCATGAGCTCCTTCATGCTCTGGGCTTCTACCATGAGCACACCAGGAGCGATCGCGACCAGTACGTCAAGATCAACTGGGATAACATCATTTCTGATAAGGTTGACAACTTCCAGAAACAAAAAACCAACAACCAAAACACTCCATATGACTACGGCTCCGTCTTGCACTATGGAAAAACTACCTTCTCCATCCAGCCCGGCTGGAAAACCATCATTCCCATTCCTGATGACACGGTGGAAATCGGACAGAGCCAGGGAATGTCCAACATCGACATTCTAAGGGTCAACAAGCTGTATGGATGCTGA
- the LOC127942464 gene encoding hatching enzyme 1.2-like isoform X3 translates to MDTRASLSILLLLFGVSQASPLREEGFVSEPERVDITTRILETNNGSSEVLIEGDLVFPKTRNALICFNNNCFWKKNSNNIVEVPYVVSREYSSNEKSVMTNAMSTFHSRTCIRFVPRSTQTDYLSIENRDGCFSSYGRTGGMQVVSLRRNDCVYHGLVQHELLHALGFYHEHTRSDRDQYVKINWDNIISDKVDNFQKQKTNNQNTPYDYGSVLHYGKTTFSIQPGWKTIIPIPDDTVEIGQSQGMSNIDILRVNKLYGC, encoded by the exons ATGGACACAAGAGCCTCCCTCTccattctgctgctgctgtttggcGTCTCACAGGCGTCTCCTCTCAGG GAGGAAGGGTTTGTGTCAGAGCCAGAAAGAGTGGACATCACTACAAGGATTTTGGAGACCAACAATG GATCTTCTGAAGTCTTGATTGAAGGAGATCTGGTGTTTCCCAAAACCAGAAATGCTCTCATCTGTTTTAACAACAACTGTTTCTGGAAGAAAAACTCTAACAACATAGTGGAAGTCCCTTACGTAGTGAGCAGGGAATACT CTTCTAATGAGAAATCAGTGATGACGAACGCCATGTCCACCTTTCACTCCAGAACCTGCATCCGCTTTGTGCCCAGATCAACTCAGACCGACTACCTCAGTATTGAGAACAGAGATGG GTGCTTCTCTTCTTATGGTAGAACCGGTGGCATGCAGGTGGTCTCCCTCAGAAGGAATGACTGTGTGTATCACGGCCTTGTTCAGCATGAGCTCCTTCATGCTCTGGGCTTCTACCATGAGCACACCAGGAGCGATCGCGACCAGTACGTCAAGATCAACTGGGATAACATCATTTCTGATAAGGTTGACAACTTCCAGAAACAAAAAACCAACAACCAAAACACTCCATATGACTACGGCTCCGTCTTGCACTATGGAAAAACTACCTTCTCCATCCAGCCCGGCTGGAAAACCATCATTCCCATTCCTGATGACACGGTGGAAATCGGACAGAGCCAGGGAATGTCCAACATCGACATTCTAAGGGTCAACAAGCTGTATGGATGCTGA
- the LOC127942449 gene encoding transcription factor 15-like, protein MGSQHLRHGLTTTTSLSLHAMKSTTGEHEHPAHDTLSLPSDPDELDSGSESSEKSTGAGSPMQGHREAGRRRGGRRLAGVSKQRQAANARERDRTHSVNTAFTALRTLIPTEPADRKLSKIETLRLASSYISHLANVLLLGEDCRDGQPCLKYHNILQSNSNLKTPPVRPICTFCLSNQRKMVSP, encoded by the coding sequence ATGGGCAGCCAGCATCTACGCCATGGACTAACGACAACAACAAGTCTGTCTCTGCATGCCATGAAGTCCACCACAGGGGAGCACGAGCATCCTGCACACGATACCTTGAGCTTGCCCTCGGACCCTGACGAGCTGGACAGTGGCAGTGAAAGCTCAGAGAAATCCACCGGAGCTGGGAGCCCCATGCAGGGCCACAGGGAGGCGGGGAGACGCAGAGGGGGTCGTAGACTTGCAGGGGTGAGCAAACAACGCCAGGCAGCTAACGCTCGGGAGCGAGACCGCACACACAGCGTCAACACTGCCTTCACGGCTCTGCGTACCCTGATCCCCACGGAGCCGGCCGACAGGAAGTTGTCAAAAATCGAGACCCTGCGATTGGCATCGAGCTACATTTCACACTTGGCCAATGTACTTCTGCTAGGGGAGGACTGCAGGGATGGGCAACCATGTCTGAAATATCACAACATCTTACAAAGCAACTCCAACCTCAAAACTCCACCAGTCCGCCCCATCTGTACCTTCTGCTTGAGTAACCAAAGGAAAATGGTGAGTCCTTGA
- the LOC127942462 gene encoding eIF5-mimic protein 2-A, protein MNNQKQQKPTLTGQRFKTRKRDEKERFDPTQFQESIVQGLNQTGTDLEAVAKFLDASGAKLDYRRYAETLFDILVAGGMLAPGGTLSDDMTRTEYCLFTASEDLETMQAYAQVFNKLIRRYKYLEKGFEEEIKKLLLFLKGFTESERNKLAMLTGILLANGNISASILNSLFNENLVKEGVSASFAVKLFKSWIHEKDINSVSASLRKVGMDNRLMELFPANKRSCEHFSKYFTDAGLKELSDFARNQQSIGARKELQKELQEQMSRGETLKDMIAYVREEMKKTSISEQTMIGIVWTSVMSSVEWNKKEELVTEQAIKLLKQYSPLLKAFTSQGLSELTLLLKIQEYCYDNIHFMKAFQKIVVLLYKADVLSEEVILKWYTESHVAKGKSVFLEQMKKFVEWLKNAEEESESEEEEGD, encoded by the exons ATGAATAATCAAAAGCAGCAAAAGCCGACGCTTACTGGCCAGCGTTTTAAAACTCGGAAAAGAG ATGAAAAGGAGAGATTTGACCCTACTCAGTTTCAAGAAAGTATTGTTCAAGGCTTGAACCAAACTGGCACAGATTTGGAAGCGGTTGCTAAGTTCCTCGACGCCTCCGGTGCCAAGCTTGACTACCGCCGGTATGCTGAGACTCTCTTCGACATCCTGGTGGCTGGAGGAATGCTGG CCCCAGGAGGGACTCTGTCTGATGACATGACCCGTACTGAGTACTGCCTCTTCACGGCAAGTGAAGACCTGGAGACCATGCAGGCTTACGCTCAG GTTTTTAACAAGCTGATCAGGCGTTACAAGTACCTGGAGAAAGGGTTTGAAGAGGAGATCAAGAAG ctGCTGCTGTTTTTAAAAGGGTTCACAGAGTCGGAGAGGAATAAATTGGCCATGCTTACCGGAATCCTGCTGGCCAATGGCAATATATCAGCCTCCATCCTGAACAGCCTCTTTAATGAGAACTTGGTCAAGGAAG GTGTGTCCGCTTCCTTCGCTGTGAAACTGTTCAAATCTTGGATCCACGAAAAAGACATCAACTCAGTTTCTGCTAGCCTGCGTAAAGTTGGCATGGACAACAGGCTGATG GAGCTGTTCCCTGCCAACAAGCGTAGCTGTGAACACTTTTCGAAATATTTCACCGACGCTGGGCTGAAGGAGCTCTCAGACTTCGCTCGCAACCAGCAGTCCATTGGAGCCCGCAAAGAGCTTCAGAAAGAGCTGCAAGAGCAGATGTCACGCGGCGAGACCCTCAAAGAC ATGATTGCCTACGTTCGTGAAGAGATGAAGAAAACGAGCATCTCCGAGCAGACCATGATCGGCATCGTGTGGACCAGTGTCATGAGCTCTGTCGAGTGGAATAAAAAGGAGGAGCTCGTCACGGAGCAAGCCATCAAACTCTTGAAG CAATACAGCCCACTGCTGAAGGCCTTCACCTCCCAGGGCCTGTCTGAGCTCACCCTCCTCCTGAAGATCCAGGAGTACTGCTACGACAACATCCACTTCATGAAGGCCTTCCAGAAGATCGTGGTGCTGCTTTACAAAG cTGATGTATTGAGTGAGGAGGTTATTTTGAAGTGGTACACAGAATCCCATGTGGCCAAAGGAAAGAGCGTCTTCCTTGAGCAGATGAAGAAGTTTGTAGAGTGGCTGAAGAACGCTGAAGAGG AGTCCGAatctgaggaagaggagggagACTAA